The Raphanus sativus cultivar WK10039 chromosome 6, ASM80110v3, whole genome shotgun sequence sequence gggatcaaagatttcagccccattcggtaTTTATAAATGTCGGTTCgtgttcggttcggatctttgcgggttcggttcgggttcggataacccattcaaattatttttaaaattttaaaaattcattatatactttaaatttcaaaatctataaaaaagataatatattacatataaatttaaataaaaaatatgtcaaaatacctaaatttaacatatatattggtttttctttgaatttggatagagaatcaatatatatttaactatttttggtgtttttagtatactttagctattttaaacattactttttagtattttcatatatttttcgagtattttagaaaacttaaaggtgtctttatatattttgaatgtttttaatatacattatatcaaataattattatatttaagtataaaatctatttcggatacattcgggtacccgaaatacttcggttcggatcgggtttcggttcgcgttttaaataccaaattttgaacccgttcggattattaatcaattttggttcgggttcggtgctacttttttcggatcgggttcggttcggtttttcgggttcggatttttttgTCCAGCCCTAATAAAACACTATATATGGATCCGTGCGTTGCACGggtttatttgatgttttaatttcacGAACACACAAAAagattgaaaatatttttctcaGGTTAGTTCATggattttcagtatatatttgtgatattttaataacaataatctGTTTCCTTACATAAATTTGGATTAAAGattatatttcaataataatggtgttttaaatagtacattaaatattttatttttaataaatacttcattttttaattatttttcaaaataatattagttatagTTAATTGAAACATATAGAACTGTTGAActctttatattgtttatatttgtGTAAGACAAATTAATAActacacaataaaaatattaatattacacaATACCAGTCAATATGTTTTATCGATATTCAtcgaaatattaaatataattctaataaaacatcaaatttaatTACTTTATCATTCATGGTGTAACTTTAACATCTTTTTTCTATATACAAGTATTTTGTAAAACACTATTGTTgctatcttttaaaatttttgaagttCTCTAGTTCTAGTGACTCTTGATATTGGTGACGTATAATTGTAAGACTGAACTTGACAAATAGACCAACCCTTTAAGCTTTGACCTTAACTCTTGTTGATAGTCATTTCATAGAATACTCTTATAGGAAATTGAAGTCTGTTCATTTTGAAAGGTCATCTTGTATATGTTGGTATGAGACTTATTTCTAGGAAATAAAAATCTGTTTTTCACATAACTTCGAGTTAGGATTTCGGCttcaatattcttttttttttgtcatcagcgtAAAAACACACACTCTCATCCGGTCTCTGAAAACCATTGCCggtaactctgcatccatgtgaacaacaaaaaACGGTTGTGTCCTGACACTTCGTGCATAGTCGATCCGCCTGCATATTCTGTTGTCTTGGTATATGAATAATCTCTGAGTTGATGACGGCTTCAATATTCATGTTGTATAGGCGAGTTATTAGTAACATTGTTCTATTAGAaagtctttcttttttatttaaattccttAATAGCATGACTAACAACAATCCATTGCAAAGTAAACACACATAATCATAATCACACATAAGAATAATACTCACATTAACTTAGTCAAAATAGCATAACATTTGGACAAAattccgtaaattttgattttatctgtTTCGATTTGAAACGAAATTCCAAATATCTTTAACTCTACGAAGCAAAGAAAATACTTATGTGCAATATCTGTAAGAAacgaaacaaatcacaaaaatacaaatattattaagaaTGGATATCTGATCTGATCCATTATATGAATACATATACTTGTATGTAAAGacgtaatatatatatatataatttatattgtatataagttttatagtgctttttaataaatttattaagttatttaatagaattattaaaagtaataaattttttatttttgtaataaaatgtttattattattttatcttattttttagaatttatgatttatttacaaattttaatgtATCATTACGGATCGAAACGGATATCCCGgtcgaaaatctaaaattatccGAATATCCGAAACACTGAATATCCGTGTGGATACAAATCGAGTTagatcaaataattgattattttgaCAAAATGGATCAGATCAGAAATATCTGCAAAAACCCGAATACCCGATTCATGTCCACTCCCAGTGGCGGAGGCAGAAAAGATTATTATTGAGGGCATGCATAGACAAAGGTATGGGAGAAAAATATGAATAGGGGCATAATATACATTTGGCTTTAAATtacactaaattttttaatcttGCTGGGTTCATTGCCCCCATGTTGTTGCATGTGCCTCCGCCACTGTCCACTCCTACATCTATATGTACCAACGCCTAAGTACAATTGTAATAATAACTAATGTAAAACTAACTGCATGACAATTatattcttttgaaaaaaaaaatcaacatcagTTTAATGTGGAATATCAGGtatctagaaatatattttctcaattgttttacaatatattttctttagaaatttagaaaacaaaaaatagtattaataattatttgacaaatgtttttgtttatttttttgtaaataataaagtGCAAAAATACCaataaataattctaaaattacttttaaaaaaaacaatttttttttattttcttgctatatattttattaatcatgagatattttaacaaatgtcaaaatttaaaaggaaaattaatatcaaataagcttttacaattatctttttttggattttggaaaaggaaaattagtattaaataatttattttacaaacttctcttctttaagatttgtataaatgaaattttctaaaaattactattaaataattttttaaattaaaatttactattaaatatttacgaaaattatttttcaatttgtttttatttttattagtattatatatttttaatcatgagatattctaacataacttcaaaatattaaaaggaaaattattttcaaataatatttctaaaagaatgttattaagtaatttttaaaatttctttttactattaaataatttaaatttcgtttttttattttcttagtatatattgttttaatcatgagatattctaaaatatgtcacattattaaaaaaggaaattactattaaattatattttgaaattatattttgtttaagatttttaaaatttgaaatttactatataattaattcaccaaaaatcgtttttattatcttatatatttattttaaattatgaagtagttttaacacatatcacaattttaaatatataactgtcatgtattacaatcatgttaattaacaaccttgaagaaccaagtttcctattaagtaattttagaatattgttaagtattttaaaaaaatttcttttactattaaataaattttaaaattaatttatttcaaaattcatttttgttatcttagtatgtatattttatatcattataaattttaacctctttaaaaatattaaaagataaattactatcaaataatcatttgcaactatgttttgtttagaattttaaaatagaaaatactaTTAGATAACTATCAAATAATCATTTGtaactatgttttgtttaggattttaaaatagaaaatactattagatatacttacaattactttttaacaaaattagttattgttattatcttaatatatatttttaattataatatagattaacacatgttgCGATCTAAAAATTTTTATTGACGCATGTcacgatcatgttaattagtaactttgaagaaccaagctttatataataagatgtttttaaaatatgaaatgtttttttttatacaaCACGGACTCCACTAGCACAACCTACTATATATGCTAATTGTGAATCTAAAAATAGTTGTAGATATATAGAACCAGAAAGGATGTGAAAGTTCCTAAATAAACACAAGGAAAAGAGACAATTGGATAGATTAGTGTCACAATTATTCGTCATGTTCTTTCCTTTTGCGTCTGACAGGAAGAAAACCTTGTTGAATTTGAGCGTAACCTGGAACATAATTCAGAAGAACTGAGCTAGGTTTACCAGTCACTTagctcaaaagaaaaaatttaccAGGCACGTGACGTGATTGGTGCTTTTCCTTTTGCCTACTCTAAGATGAGTCTCCGTAGAACTTAGACTATTTCTTCTCAGAATGTGTAAGATGTTGTTAGTGTTCAAATACCCAAATATTTTGTTCTTGTCTGCGATTCTGCGAAGAAGTATTTACATCATTACATGCATTAAAAAAGATCTTTAGAAAACATATCGTATAACTCAAGATAACCATAAATCTATACGAATGATTATCCTTAACACTATATCATTATCTGTaattatatactagattttgatccgcgctttggaagcgcggaatattttacgatgaaaaatttcactagtaacttaacaaatattttggtaatttttaaaaagtgtgtatttaaaatatttttgcatttaaatcagtgtttttaaattcaacccgattgtgattataccagttaatccggagatctgacaattcaatttaggtttttaaaatattcatattaaaaaaatcacttaaacccgagactaaccgattgaactgatggatgaccgatatgtaatctaattggatttaaattgaaatagtttcatattttgtagtcttataatccaaattttaaagttcattattttgcaatttatgaaattataacgtttctacaaaattttaaagagaaaatgatagatataaaataactaaaattaattattgtattgtttggaaacattgatagtagtataaaaatatattgtttataaacattgatagtagtataaagaaataagtatattgtttggaaacatgaatagtagtataaagaaatgaacattagtgatttaatgtaggtttaactataaagtataaatgtgtatagaTCGAAGGTTCTCGATCTCTGCTGCTTTCACCGGCAGTTGAGATGGATCCGGAGGGGAGTCTGACGGATCATTCTCCACCGGTCAACAACGTTAAGAATCCATGGGTCGCAGTGACAAAGGGGAAGCATGTTATGAAGAAATACGAGTTTGAGATGTCGGTATCGGAAGGGAAAAAATCTGTAGAAGTTCCAATTGATGTCATTGAAAAGGCTAATCCATTGTGGGGTGATTTTGTGATCGCGAGGTTCCTGGAAACAGCTCCTCACGTAGCAAAGGTTCATATGATTGTGAATAAGATCTGGGCTTTTGGTGAGAAAAATCAGAAGTTTGATGTCTATGAGATGGATTCACACACGATGAGGATCAGGATTCCACTAGAGAAGATCAGAAACAAAGTTGTGAGGAGGGGTATGTGGAACATCGCTGGAGTACCCATGGTGGTTTCGCACTGGTCACCTGAGGAGGATGCATCACGGGCGGGTCTCATCCCTCTTTGGGTCCATGTGACAAACGTACCTATGAGCATGTATTCTTGGGAGGGATTGAGTTTCATAACTAGTGCAGCTGGAGTTCCGGATCATTTGCATCCAGAGACCTTAGCTTGTACGAACTTTGACATTGCTAAGGTGTTTGTTATGGCAGATTTAACTAAAGAACTTCCGGAAAAGATCAGCTATAACATCCAAGGGAAAGACACCACAGTTCAGTTCACATATCCATGGTTACCAGCAAAGTGTATCAAGTGTGGAAGATGGGGTCACTATGATACATTCTGCAAGGATAAGAAAGAAGCTGCTATTGTGACGATCGAAAAAGAAGCGCAGGAGATGAATCAGAACACTGAAAATTTGGAGGTAAAGGAAAATGAAAGGAGTAAGGAAAAAACAGTAGTGGATATGATCAGTAAGGGAGATGAGGGCAATAAAGAGGCAGGAGAGAGTAGTATAAGCAGTAAGAGTGTGATGAAGGTAGTTGAAAATCTGGAAAGTGAATGGAGAGAAGTTTCTATGGAGAAAGCAGGGAGGAGTCCTAAAGTGCAAGTGCAGGAGGTATTAACTACTCCATCAAGGTATGAAGCTTTAAGTAATGCGGATGAGAATGGTATTGAGTTGGTAAATGATGAGAtagtagaaaaagaaatagaagaagaaggttTTGAG is a genomic window containing:
- the LOC130495491 gene encoding uncharacterized protein LOC130495491, yielding MDPEGSLTDHSPPVNNVKNPWVAVTKGKHVMKKYEFEMSVSEGKKSVEVPIDVIEKANPLWGDFVIARFLETAPHVAKVHMIVNKIWAFGEKNQKFDVYEMDSHTMRIRIPLEKIRNKVVRRGMWNIAGVPMVVSHWSPEEDASRAGLIPLWVHVTNVPMSMYSWEGLSFITSAAGVPDHLHPETLACTNFDIAKVFVMADLTKELPEKISYNIQGKDTTVQFTYPWLPAKCIKCGRWGHYDTFCKDKKEAAIVTIEKEAQEMNQNTENLEVKENERSKEKTVVDMISKGDEGNKEAGESSISSKSVMKVVENLESEWREVSMEKAGRSPKVQVQEVLTTPSRYEALSNADENGIELVNDEIVEKEIEEEGFEEVEDLSQSRMEESVEEKLKENKRGRRQHLPRQSKINHKVVQGRGGSTKNL